A stretch of the Archangium violaceum genome encodes the following:
- a CDS encoding trypsin-like peptidase domain-containing protein: protein MSQSMEVRCLRCGRPEDGEGVRCRCGASLLVDVVLKERNPEERRSFQLARALAPLGPPVPPFAELRKELERADGRVVRGVSRVFAQRVVEALATQGATAELRPSKSTGGMPGWVPAVIGGAALIGVGVGAVMATRKAPVPETPAATVEATAVPDAGTEAEAPPKMLTTQEISRLSLPSTVSLRCEGSTGAGFFVGEELVLTNAHVACPVGTVMEVTLSDGRRVLGQTLERDEDLDLATVRVSGARAEPLPLGDATELSPGDRLVFIGSPKGLSFTVHEGKVSHLGREYLGVGYVQFDASVNPGNSGGPLINGRGEVVGVVSLKVTNAEGIGLALPIQYAEKMVSVPATPESEQRWAALQEKVAQEEERGLRQFRLEPYTPALLGLEESTSVGLVVFLAERFPQAPSRMNHRFELQSDAGTCAMEVSFERWKPLMDAAKDEDNTRRLRWLASKGLTEHLYVGAARLPVESCPRTGTGQGWLTVVKGSPEVSRTKLKLEQVEKAREVWKAREAERRFFSGRGLRSLNNEPAGGSAYDRQAEQSWRSAFQGAQNDILRLEAERRRYAQEDAVGHNVRSTLDDIDRRLKRARERLADLERKASNAGVPREWRQ from the coding sequence ATGAGCCAGTCGATGGAAGTGCGATGCCTGCGGTGTGGACGGCCGGAGGATGGGGAAGGGGTCCGGTGCCGCTGTGGGGCGAGCCTGCTCGTCGACGTGGTGCTGAAGGAGCGGAACCCCGAGGAGCGCAGGAGCTTCCAGCTGGCGCGGGCGCTGGCTCCGCTGGGCCCGCCGGTTCCACCCTTCGCCGAGCTGCGCAAGGAGTTGGAGCGGGCGGATGGGCGGGTGGTGCGCGGGGTGTCCCGGGTCTTCGCGCAGCGGGTCGTGGAGGCGCTGGCCACGCAGGGCGCCACCGCGGAGCTGCGGCCCTCGAAGAGCACCGGGGGGATGCCGGGCTGGGTTCCGGCGGTGATCGGGGGCGCGGCGCTGATCGGAGTCGGGGTGGGGGCGGTCATGGCCACACGGAAGGCACCGGTGCCCGAGACGCCCGCCGCCACCGTCGAGGCCACCGCCGTCCCCGATGCCGGCACGGAGGCCGAGGCGCCGCCGAAGATGCTCACCACCCAGGAGATCTCACGGCTCTCGCTGCCGAGCACGGTGAGCCTGCGGTGCGAGGGGTCCACGGGGGCGGGCTTCTTCGTGGGCGAGGAGCTGGTGCTGACGAACGCGCACGTGGCGTGTCCGGTGGGCACGGTGATGGAGGTGACGCTGTCGGACGGGCGGCGGGTGCTGGGCCAGACGTTGGAGCGCGACGAGGACCTGGACCTGGCGACGGTGCGGGTGTCGGGCGCGCGAGCCGAGCCGCTGCCCCTGGGTGATGCCACGGAGCTGTCGCCGGGAGACCGGCTGGTGTTCATCGGCAGTCCCAAGGGCCTGTCCTTCACGGTGCACGAGGGCAAGGTGAGCCACCTGGGCCGGGAGTACCTGGGCGTGGGCTACGTGCAGTTCGACGCCTCCGTCAACCCTGGCAACAGCGGTGGCCCGTTGATCAACGGGCGCGGCGAGGTGGTGGGCGTGGTCTCCCTCAAGGTGACCAACGCGGAAGGCATCGGGCTGGCTCTGCCCATCCAGTACGCGGAGAAGATGGTGTCCGTGCCGGCGACGCCCGAGTCCGAGCAGCGGTGGGCGGCGCTCCAGGAGAAGGTGGCGCAGGAGGAGGAGCGAGGTCTGCGGCAGTTCCGGCTGGAGCCCTACACCCCGGCGCTCCTGGGCCTGGAGGAGAGCACCAGCGTGGGGCTGGTGGTGTTCCTGGCGGAGCGCTTTCCGCAGGCGCCCTCGCGGATGAACCACCGCTTCGAGCTTCAATCCGATGCGGGTACGTGCGCGATGGAGGTGTCGTTCGAGCGGTGGAAACCGCTGATGGACGCGGCGAAGGACGAGGACAACACCCGGCGGCTGAGGTGGCTGGCGTCGAAGGGGCTGACGGAGCACCTGTACGTGGGGGCGGCGAGGCTGCCGGTGGAGTCGTGCCCGCGGACGGGGACGGGGCAGGGCTGGCTGACGGTGGTCAAGGGGAGCCCGGAGGTCTCGCGCACGAAGCTGAAGCTGGAGCAGGTGGAGAAGGCGCGGGAGGTGTGGAAGGCCCGGGAGGCGGAGCGTCGCTTCTTCAGCGGGAGGGGGCTGCGCTCACTGAACAACGAGCCCGCGGGCGGGAGCGCGTACGATCGGCAGGCGGAGCAGTCGTGGCGCTCGGCGTTCCAGGGGGCGCAGAACGACATCCTCCGGCTGGAGGCGGAGCGGCGGAGGTACGCTCAGGAGGACGCGGTGGGGCACAACGTGCGGAGTACGCTGGACGACATCGATCGGCGATTGAAGCGGGCGCGGGAGCGGCTGGCGGACCTGGAGCGCAAGGCATCGAACGCGGGGGTCCCTCGCGAGTGGAGGCAGTAG